CGAGGCCAGCAGGTCGTACATCGTCCAGACGTAGGTGTAGAACCGGGTGCCCACGTCGGCGATGTCGAAGACCAGCGTGTCCACGCCGGAGGCCGCGACCACCCGGTCCAGCGCCTCGCCTTCGAGCTTGTGGGTGTCGAACACCGGCAGCCCGGTCTTCTCGTCCACGGTGTCGGCCTCGCTGCCGGCCGCCTGGGCGGTGCCGCGCATGCCGTGCTCGGGCCCGAACAGGGCCGTCAGGTTCAGGCCTGCGGCCAGCAGCGCCTCGGGGGTGGGGGTGAGATCGGGAAGGACTCCGGTGGGGTTGGTGATCAGGCCGAGGCGGGTGCCGCCCGCGAGGGCGGGGTCCGCGGTCAGCCGTTCGGCTCCGGTTCGTACATGTGGCATGAAAGCCATTGTCTGAAAGATATTTACAAGTGTGAAGGAGAGGGTGGAAATTAGCGTCATGACTGATCCGCTACCCGAGCTGTCCACCGAGCAGAGCGATCCTCGCTACAGCCAGATCGACCGGCTGCCGACCGATCAGATCGCCCGGCTCATGAACCAGGCCGACGCCGCCGTGCCCGCCGCCGTCGCGGTGGTCATCCCGGCGATCTCGGCGGCCATCGACGCGATCGCCGCCAGGATGGCCGAGGGCGGCCGGCTGCTGTACGTCGGCGCCGGCACGTCGGGCCGGCTGGCCGTGCTCGACGCCAGCGAGTGCCCACCCACGTTCGGCACCGATCCGTCGCTGGTGCAGGGCGTCATCGCCGGCGGGCCGGATGCGCTCACCCGGTCCGTCGAGGGTGCGGAGGACGACCCCGAGGCGGGCGCCGCCGCGTTGAAGGACCTGGAGGTGGGGCCGCTCGACTCCGTGGTCGGCGTGTCCGCCAGCGGGCGGGCCCCCTTCGTGCTGGGCGCGCTGGCTGAGGCGTCCGCCCGGGGCGCGCTCACCGTGGGCCTTTCGTGCAACGACGGCGCGCCGCTGTCGGCCGCCGCCGAGCACGCGATCGAGGTCGTCGTGGGTCCCGAGGTGGTGACCGGCTCGACCAGGCTCAAGGCGGGCACGGCCCAGAAGCTCGTGCTGAACATGATCTCGACGATCTCGATGGTCAAGCTCGGCCGTACGTACGGGAACAAGATGATCGAGATGTCGGCGATGAACAGCAAGCTGGCCGGGCGCGCGCTGCGCATGGTCAGCGACATCACCGGCGCCGACCGCGCGACGGCCGAGGCGGCGCTGGACGCGTCCGGCGGTCAGGCGAAGATCGCCGTGCTGATGATCCAGCACGGGATCGACGCCGAGGGGGCACGCGCGCTGCTGGAGTCGCACGGGGAGCGCCTCAGCGACGCGCTCAGCGGCTGACCGGTCCGGCGCGGCGAGGGGTCGCGGCGAGGGCGGCCCACCACGCGCCACGGCCGCCCACAGGACGCGCCTCATGCCCGCAGGACGCCTCACTCCCGTAGGAAGCGCCCTGGGACGAGGCGCCCCGCACGACGGACGCTGAGAGCGTCGGGCAGGGGGCCGGATACGAGGGGACGAGGGGGACGGGGATGGGTGATCGGCTGTGTGATCGGCTGGGGGCGATCCTGGCGGACGGGGTGCCACGCGTGTGCTCGGCCGCGGTCGCGCTGATCGCCGTGGACGGCCGCCTGGCCGCCGCGGCCGCGACCGGCGAGCTCGTCCGCTACGCCGACGCCGAGGAGAACCTGGCCCCGGAGCGCCCGCCCGCTCAGCACGACTCGATCTTCGACCTGGCCTCGATCAGCAAGCTGTTCACCACGGCCGTCCTGCTCTCACTGACGGAGGAGGGCAGGCTCGGCCTGGACGAGCCGGTGGCCACGTGGATACCGGGCGCCGACGGCCGGATCACGCCGCGCCGCCTGCTCACCCACACGGCGGGCCTGACCCCGACCCGCCGCATCGACCTGGAGCTGCCCGGCGCCGACGCCTCCGAGCGCATGGCGGCGATGCTGGACACGCCGGTCACCCACCCGTTCGGCGGCCCGTACCTGTACAGCGACGTCGGCATGGTCATGGCGGGCCGGGTCGCGGAGCTGGCGGGCGGAGAAACGCTCGACGCGCTGGTCCGGGCGCGGATCACGGGCGTGCTGGGCCTGGCCGACACGGGCTACCGGCCCGCGGCGCTGCCGCGGATCGCCGCCACCGAGTGGAAGCCGGAACGCCAGGGGCCCGGACCGGGCCCGTCGGGCTGCGTGCGCGGCGAGGTGCACGACGAGACGGCGTACGCGCTGGGCGGCGTGGCGGGGCACGCGGGGGTGTTCGCCACAGCCGGGGACCTGCTGGCCTTCGGCGAGGCGCTCCGGCTCGGCGGCGGCCCCGTGCTGCGCCCGGAGAGCGTGACCGAGATGCGGCGCGACCAGGGCGCCGAGGGCGCGCCCTTCCGCCACGGGCTGGGCGTGCGCATCGGCGACCCGGCCATCGTCGGGCCGCTGACCGGCGCTTTCGGCCACTCCGGCTTCACCGGCACCTCGCTGGTGGTCGATCCCGCGCGCCGCCTCACGGTGGTGCTGCTGACCAACGCCGTCCATCCCGTACGGGGCCGCGACGGCATCCGCGACCTGCGCCACGCGGTGGCCGCCGAAGCACTGCGCCTCCACGACTTCGCGCTTTGACAGGAAGTAATGACAACACCAGGGATTCACGCGCACCATTCGGCTGGCGCTAGCTGTAGCTAGCCCCGCGGCTGAGCCACAGGCGTCGCGGGGCGGATCGGGGTCGAGCGGATCTTCGCGAGCGCCCGGGTGAAGTCCCGGGAGGACAGGTAGAGCTTGAACATGATCGCGGCCTCGAAGATCAGCAGGAGGGCCGCCGTGCCGACGGTCACCGGCACGATCCACCCGGTGAGCGGGCCGACGATGAACACCGCCATCTGGAACTCGATGCCACTGATCAGATGAGCTCGGACGCGGTGGTCGCGCAGCCAATCGCGGATGCGGATGTACCAGGCGAAGTGCGTACGGAAGTTCTGCTGCAGGTCCACCGAGTCGGCGGAGCGGATCTCGCCTGGTTCGAGACCCGGCTCTTCCAGGTTCGGCTTTTCCACGGAAACGGCCGGGACGCCGGTGACCTCCTCGATCGCCTCGTCCAGTTTGCGGCGCATCTGGCGGCGTACCTTCGCGACCTGGAGCGCGTCAACGTACCGGAGCATGTCGAGGAAGACGACGAGCATGCCGAGGACGAGGTAGAACTCCTCACCAGTGCTCTCGAAGCTCCCCCACATGAGCGCCAGGGCGCAGGTGAGGACCCGGATGCGGTCGAAGACGTAGTCGAGCCAGCCGCCCAGTACGGTGCCGGTGCCCTTGAGCCGGGCGATCTTGCCGTCCACGCAGTCCAGCACGAAGCTCAGGTGATACAGGACGGCGCCGGCGACCAGCCACGCCCAACCGTCGGCCATCAGGAAGCAGCCCGCCGAGCCGAGCCCGAGTAAGAAGGCGCCCCAGGTGATCTGGTTCGGCGTGATGGCGGTACGGTTCGCCAGGACGACCACCAGACGGCCGGCGAGCGGATCGACCAGGAACACCGTCCACCAGGCGTCCCGCGCCTTGTAGGTCAGCGTGCGCACGTCGTCCAAAGTGAATGTCGTCACTGTGCGGGCCCTTCGTCCGTCCATCCGATTTGCTGATATGCGATGAAAGAGCCGATTTCGACCTCTCGGCCGTCGGCCATCCGGCTGACGCTCCTCGTCTCCGTGGCCAGCGGCAGCCCGCTCTCCGCGTCGATGACGAGCCGCTCGTCGCTGACCCGGCCGTCCCTCATCACCTGGTAGCTCAGGGCCTGGCCGGCCCGGCCGAGCGGGTCGGTGACCGCGCCCTCCGGCTTCATGCCGGGCATCGACGCCAGGATCTGGTACGCCGAGGCGCGCACCTCGGGCGAGACCGGCAGCCCGGTGATGATCTCCAGGCAGCTCTCGCGCAGTTCGGCCTCCATCTCGCGCCCGACATATGCGCCGTTTTCCCGGGCGATGTGGGTCACGAGGAAGGCGCGGAGCGCCGTGGGGTCACTCGGGATCGTACTCAGGGCCTTCCAGTTGACCAGTTGCTTGGTCAGGATGCCGTCCGCGTTCCGCCAGCCGACGCGGTGCGGTCCGCCCTGCGGCGGACCGGGCGCCGACTCCACCAGCGCCTCCGGGGAGACGCGGCCCAAGCCGGTCACGTCCGCCGGGTACTGCCAGTGGCTCGGCGATCCGGCGGTTCGCCACGCGGCCTCGTCCTGGGGGGGTCGCCGGTTTCGCGCCGAGGTACCGGCCGGTCCAACGATCCCGCTCACCGTTCTTCCTGGTGAGCCACGTCTCACGGGCGGATTGGCGCTTGATGACGTACTGGCGGTCGGGAGAGAGGATCAGCTGCCCGGTCACGACGCCGGTACGCCAGTAGGCGCCGTCGGACGGCGCCGTCGCCATCGCGATCGCCGCGGCGAGCAGGATCTTCCTGGCGGTTGGCGGAGCGGAGGCGGACACGGCGGGTACAGGAGAGAGGTCGATCAGCGAGTTCGAGGGCACGGCCACGGCGAGCGCCACCGCAGCCGCCGACGCCGCCCCGATCAACCCGTTGCGGACCGGCGCCCACCACCACGACCGCGCTCTTCGCGTAACTCGAACCGGTACGCCTTGAGGGGCTTCCGGTGCGCTTTGAGAGGCTTGAGGTGGCGCGGCCAGCGCCGCCAGCAGCCTGGCCCGGCCGGAGTCGACGACCTCGGATGAAGGGCCGGGCATCGAGAGGAGATCGCGTACGGCGGCCAACTCGTCCGGGCGGTCGTTCAGCTCATCCATCGAACCCTCCGATCATTGGATTGACGCCGCCCAGGGCTCTGCGGAGCTTCTTACGCACCCGGTTGAGCCGGGAGCCGACGGTCCCGAACGGAATGTCGAGCGTCTGCGCGACCTCCTCATAGGTGAGGTCGGCGAGCGCGACGAGGAGGAGCACGTCGCGATCGCCGGCGGAGAGACGTCCAAGCGCTGCCGCGAGCCGCCCCTGTGCGTTCGCGGCGGCCACTCTGGCCGTCACTCTGTCCTCGTGCCCGTCATCTGCCACTTCGCCGGCAGGCGCCCGCTGAAAAGCCGCCAGCCTGCGCGTTTCGCTCCTTCCGTACTGAGCGAGCAGGTTGGTGGCGATCCCGTACAGCCAAGGCCGTACGGCACCGCGGGCGGAGTCGAACGTCTGCCGTTTCCTGAACGCCACCAGGAACGTCTCGGCGGCCAGATCATCCGCGATCTGCGTGCCGAGCCGTCCGGAGACGTACCGGTGTATCTCTTCGAAGTAGCGGTCGTAGAGCACGGCGAACGCTTCCGGGTGGTGCCATGACCGCTCGATGAGCGCGGCGTCATCGTCTGTCACGGGCACGTCCGGGGGAGCGGCCATTCGCATGGTGTCCCTTCTGTGGGGTACACCTCTATTCCGCCGAAGGCCCGGCTCCTCTTCGCACTTCTTTCAAAATCAGCACGAAGTTGCCCGAAATATCCCCAATTGTCCCCTTGAATCCCCGTACGACGGACACCCCGCTCCGTTCACCACGTACACGATGGTCTGGTGCATCCAGGGGTTCTCACTGAGCGGGGTCATCGACACGACAGGACAACATCGCGGCCCGAGCTGCGCGCGAGCGTGCGGGCCATCGAGGTGACCGGCCCGGTGACCTGGCTGCCGTCGAACTTCATCAACGGCATCGGCTCACTGCATGTCGCGCTGACATGACGGGAGGGCTGGCATAACGTGAAGGCATGCCCGTTCAGCTGAACCACACCATCGTGCACGCGAGGGACAGGGAGGAGACCGCCGCGTTCCTCGTGGACGTGCTCGGCCTGGAGCCGGCGCCGGTGTTCGGGCCGTTCCGCGTCGTCACGCTCGGCAACGACGTCTCGCTCGACGTCCTCCAGACGGACGGGACCGTGGTGCCGCAGCATTACGCGTTCCTGGTCAGCGAGGAGGAGTTCGACCAGATCTGGGACCGGATCAAGAGCCGCGGCCTGACGTACTGGGCGGATCCGGGCCATGACAAGCCGGGGCGGATCAACACTCATGACGGCGGCCGCGGGCTCTACTGGGACGATCCGAACGGTCACAACCTGGAGATCATCACGGTCCCGTACGGTGGCTGGGGTTAGGGGGCCAGGGCCTCCAGCGCCTCCTCGGCCCGGCGCATCGCCTCCTTGGCGTCGAGCGTGACGAAGTCGGGGTCGAAGCTGGGGTCGTGGAAGACGTCCGTCACACCGGCGGCGGCCAGGTCGTCGACGTCACGCCTGATCTTCTCGTACGAGCCCGACAGCGGCCGGTCGTCGTCCGCCCAGGGCCGCGTGACGCCGCGGACCACATAGCGGAACGCGGCCGCGTCCCGGCCCTTCTCCGCCAGCGTCGCCTTGATCAGCTCCACGCGCCCGGCGATCGCGGCCAGGTCCTCCCTGCTGGAGCTCACCCATCCGTCGGCCAGCCGCCCGGCGCGGCGCAGTGCGACCTCGGCGGTGCCGCCGAGCAGGACCGGCGGCGGGCCGGGCAGCGGCTTGGGGTCGATGTGGGAGGCCGGCACGCGGTAGAACTCACCGCTGTGCTCGACCACGTCGTCGGTCCACGCCTTGCGCAGCACCTCGACGAACTCCTCGGCCCTGGCCCCCCGCCGCTCCATGCCCACGCCCGCGGCCTCGAACTCCTCCGGCAGCCAGCCCAGCCCGAGCCCCGCCGTCAACCGGCCGTCCGAGACCGTCTGCAGGGTCGCCAGCTGCTTGGCCAGCACCACCGGCTGCACGTACGCGTTGATGACCGCCACGCCCAGCCGGATCCGGCTCGTCACGCCCGCGAGGTGGGCCAGCGTGATGAGCGGGTCGTGCACGCTGCGGTACGTCGGCCCCATCGGATGCCCGACCGGGTACATGAGGCGCTGGAACGTCCACAGCTCGTGGTAACCGAGCTCCTCCGCCCGCGTGGCGACGCGGCGCATGTTCTCCGGGGTGGCCCACGGGCCTGACTGGGGCACTGCGAAACCTACTCTCATGCGCCCTAGTCTGACCGACGCGAATTCGTCCCATGAATGCACCTGTCACCTGCGCCTTGTCGATGCGCTGATTGGCAATCTCGCGCCGGCCGTCGATGCACTTGGCGTAGGTCTTCAGGAGTATGGCCACGCTGCGCCCGGCCCGCTCGGCAGCCTCGGGGGCGTGCACGCCTGCGTTGAGTCACAGCGACACCGCCGCGTGCCTCAGGTCGTAGGGACGCCGCGCAAGCGGGGACTCCATCTGCTCAGGAGTGAACGCCAGTTTGCGGGCCTCCCGCCACACGTTGGGATAGCCATCGGTGTGAACGAGCCGCCGCCGCGCGTATAGAAGAGCCTCCCATCGGGAGGAGAGAAAGCCGCCGCAGCCGTTTTAGAGTCGATCGGGCCGCAGTGTAGGTGATGAAAGGGAGAGCGGAATAGACCACGAAACGTGGTTCCCGCGACCGACCGGGGCACAGTCGTATGGGTCCACTTCTCCCTTGCGACGAAGCACCTGTGATGGCAGCAGACCCGAGCCCGTACTCCGGCTGGGCGTATCACGACGATGAGATCGACCAGATGGACATCTGGTTCCGCGAGCATTGACGATGCCGTCGTGGGCGTCCAGGATGTCATTGAAGACGCGCCATCCCTCATACCACCGCACGAGACAACTTCGCATTTCAGTCGGATCCGTAGACCACGAAGGAGTCGATATGGGGCATTCCGTACGAACCATCTCAGAGGCCGTCCGCACGTTCCTGACTTTCGACATGGATGCCTTGACGTTCAAGGCCATACGTCCGGCTCCCGGAGGGCGCGCCAACAGTAGTAGCAGTGGTCAGGAATTCCTGGAAGGGCTGGAATTCCAGCTGGAGGGCGACTGGTACAGCGGCCATATCTCCATTAGCCCAGGTTCCGACGCCAAGGAAGACTTCTACTTCGACAGCGCTCATCTCACCATCCCAACCCACGGGAAATTCCGTGGCAACTGGTTCTTCTCGATCGACGAGACCGAGGCGCAACCGTCAGAACCTCCCGCCAAGTTCAAGGGTAACTATTCACATAACGGCAAGGAACTCCCAGAACAGGTACGAGGAGATATTGTCAAGTTGTTGGAGAAGATCGGCATCTTCCACTGACCTGGTTCTCAGCCACAAGATGCTGCCTGCCGAACGTGTCAAGCTCGAACGGTGTACCCCGATTTGATCTGCCCAAGTGACAGCCGTGAATCACACGGGGTCACTGCTCCGCTCCGGTCGAGGTGGTCGCCTCCGTCGTCGCGCTCTTGGGGCGCTTGTCGCCGCCGCCGTGACGCAGTTCGACGCCGGCCTCCTCGAGGAGCTGGTGGACGAAACCGTACGAGCGGCCGAGGGACAGGGCGAGCGTGCAGCTCGGCTCGCCCGCCTGATAGCGGCTGGCGTTACCCAGGTCTGGTCGGAGGTTTGGCCCGATCCGACGATCGCGTCCGGCGACATGCGCCGCCCATACCGCCAATAGTCTGTACGAGTGGGACTCGAGGACGATCTGGCGGGGGTCGCCGCGGCGTACGGCGGCGCGGGCGAGCCCGTGTTACATCCGACGCGCACGGATGTCGTGGTGGTACGCAGGGGCGAGGTCGTGGTCAAGGCGCACTCCGCGCGTGACGACGTGGAGAGGTTACGGATCCGGCTGCGCGCCGCCGCGTCGGCCGCGGTGAGCGGCGTGATGCTGGCCCCGCTGGAGCCCGAGGTGCTGTCGGTGGCGGGCCGCGCGGTGACGGTGTGGCCGGCGGGCCGCCCGGTCGCGCAGGACGACCCGGACTCAGCGCCGTGGGAGGAGGGGGCCAGGCTGCTGGCCGGACTGCACGCCGTCCCCCTCACGCTGCTGCCCGACCTGCCCGCCGCCGGAGGGCCCGCGCGGGCCGCCAGGGCGGTGGACCGGATGACCGGTGACGGCCCCGTCGAGCAGCTCATCAGGCGGACCTTCAAGGAGCTGCCGGAGCCGGACCCGCTGCCCGCGCTGCTCACGCACGGCGACTGGCACCTGGGCCAGCTCGTCCACCGCGACCGCTGGCTGCTCATCGACGTGGACGACCTCGGCGTCGGCGATCCGGCGTGGGACCTGGCCAGACCGGCCGCCTGGTACGCCGCGGGGCTGCTGGACCCGGCCGTCTGGGAACGGTTCCTGGGGGCGTATCTGGCCTCCGGCGGGCCCGCGCTCGGCGCGGGCGACGACCCGTGGCGGCGGCTCGACCTGCCCGCCCGGGCGCTCACCGTCCAGCTCGCCGCCGTGGCCGTCGTCAACGCCCAGCGCGAGGATCGGGAACTCGACGAGGTGGAGTTCTCGTTGGTCGAATCGTGCAACAGAATCGTCCGAGCGTGACGGGGTTGCGCGCGGTAGGTTTCAACCCTGAGACCTTGAGCCAAGGAGAGCGACCTAGATGCAGTGCCCTAAGTGCCGCGGGAACATGCGGACCTATGAGCGCAACGGCGTCCACATCGAGCAGTGCGACAACTGCCGCGGGATCTTCCTCGACTACGGCGAGCTCGAGACGCTGACCCGGATGGAGTCGCAGTACCACGCGGCTCCCCCGCCTCCCCCGGCCCCCGGTCCCGCCTGGGGCGCCCCGCACGGCGGCCACTACGGCGGCCACCATCACCACCACCAGCGCAGCTGGGTGGGCATGCTGTTCTCGACCTGATCGGAGAAGGCCGCGCACCGGTGGGGTGCGCGGCCTTGCGCCGTCAGGCGGCGTCAGGACGGGAAGTCGTCGGGATCGACGGGCGCGGTGCGGGCGTTGCCGCCCGCGAGCGCGTGCAGCGTGATCCGCCAGTCGTGCCAGCGGATCTGCGTGGCGGTGAACGTCGTCTTGAACTTCGCCGACTTCTCGAACTTCTCGAAGCTGCATTCGCGCGTGAACGCCTTGCGCTTGCCGTCCCAGTCCACGCCGTGCGTGAAGTAGATCTTGTACGTGCCGTCGCGCACACCCTTGACCTTGAACTTCGACTTCTTGCGCACGTACACGCTGAACG
This genomic interval from Nonomuraea helvata contains the following:
- a CDS encoding VOC family protein, translated to MPVQLNHTIVHARDREETAAFLVDVLGLEPAPVFGPFRVVTLGNDVSLDVLQTDGTVVPQHYAFLVSEEEFDQIWDRIKSRGLTYWADPGHDKPGRINTHDGGRGLYWDDPNGHNLEIITVPYGGWG
- a CDS encoding RNA polymerase sigma factor — its product is MTDDDAALIERSWHHPEAFAVLYDRYFEEIHRYVSGRLGTQIADDLAAETFLVAFRKRQTFDSARGAVRPWLYGIATNLLAQYGRSETRRLAAFQRAPAGEVADDGHEDRVTARVAAANAQGRLAAALGRLSAGDRDVLLLVALADLTYEEVAQTLDIPFGTVGSRLNRVRKKLRRALGGVNPMIGGFDG
- a CDS encoding CDP-alcohol phosphatidyltransferase family protein; translation: MTTFTLDDVRTLTYKARDAWWTVFLVDPLAGRLVVVLANRTAITPNQITWGAFLLGLGSAGCFLMADGWAWLVAGAVLYHLSFVLDCVDGKIARLKGTGTVLGGWLDYVFDRIRVLTCALALMWGSFESTGEEFYLVLGMLVVFLDMLRYVDALQVAKVRRQMRRKLDEAIEEVTGVPAVSVEKPNLEEPGLEPGEIRSADSVDLQQNFRTHFAWYIRIRDWLRDHRVRAHLISGIEFQMAVFIVGPLTGWIVPVTVGTAALLLIFEAAIMFKLYLSSRDFTRALAKIRSTPIRPATPVAQPRG
- a CDS encoding phosphotransferase, whose amino-acid sequence is MGLEDDLAGVAAAYGGAGEPVLHPTRTDVVVVRRGEVVVKAHSARDDVERLRIRLRAAASAAVSGVMLAPLEPEVLSVAGRAVTVWPAGRPVAQDDPDSAPWEEGARLLAGLHAVPLTLLPDLPAAGGPARAARAVDRMTGDGPVEQLIRRTFKELPEPDPLPALLTHGDWHLGQLVHRDRWLLIDVDDLGVGDPAWDLARPAAWYAAGLLDPAVWERFLGAYLASGGPALGAGDDPWRRLDLPARALTVQLAAVAVVNAQREDRELDEVEFSLVESCNRIVRA
- a CDS encoding helix-turn-helix domain-containing protein, with amino-acid sequence MAVWAAHVAGRDRRIGPNLRPDLGNASRYQAGEPSCTLALSLGRSYGFVHQLLEEAGVELRHGGGDKRPKSATTEATTSTGAEQ
- a CDS encoding TIGR03619 family F420-dependent LLM class oxidoreductase → MRVGFAVPQSGPWATPENMRRVATRAEELGYHELWTFQRLMYPVGHPMGPTYRSVHDPLITLAHLAGVTSRIRLGVAVINAYVQPVVLAKQLATLQTVSDGRLTAGLGLGWLPEEFEAAGVGMERRGARAEEFVEVLRKAWTDDVVEHSGEFYRVPASHIDPKPLPGPPPVLLGGTAEVALRRAGRLADGWVSSSREDLAAIAGRVELIKATLAEKGRDAAAFRYVVRGVTRPWADDDRPLSGSYEKIRRDVDDLAAAGVTDVFHDPSFDPDFVTLDAKEAMRRAEEALEALAP
- a CDS encoding serine hydrolase domain-containing protein; its protein translation is MGDRLCDRLGAILADGVPRVCSAAVALIAVDGRLAAAAATGELVRYADAEENLAPERPPAQHDSIFDLASISKLFTTAVLLSLTEEGRLGLDEPVATWIPGADGRITPRRLLTHTAGLTPTRRIDLELPGADASERMAAMLDTPVTHPFGGPYLYSDVGMVMAGRVAELAGGETLDALVRARITGVLGLADTGYRPAALPRIAATEWKPERQGPGPGPSGCVRGEVHDETAYALGGVAGHAGVFATAGDLLAFGEALRLGGGPVLRPESVTEMRRDQGAEGAPFRHGLGVRIGDPAIVGPLTGAFGHSGFTGTSLVVDPARRLTVVLLTNAVHPVRGRDGIRDLRHAVAAEALRLHDFAL
- a CDS encoding zf-TFIIB domain-containing protein — its product is MQCPKCRGNMRTYERNGVHIEQCDNCRGIFLDYGELETLTRMESQYHAAPPPPPAPGPAWGAPHGGHYGGHHHHHQRSWVGMLFST
- the murQ gene encoding N-acetylmuramic acid 6-phosphate etherase, whose translation is MTDPLPELSTEQSDPRYSQIDRLPTDQIARLMNQADAAVPAAVAVVIPAISAAIDAIAARMAEGGRLLYVGAGTSGRLAVLDASECPPTFGTDPSLVQGVIAGGPDALTRSVEGAEDDPEAGAAALKDLEVGPLDSVVGVSASGRAPFVLGALAEASARGALTVGLSCNDGAPLSAAAEHAIEVVVGPEVVTGSTRLKAGTAQKLVLNMISTISMVKLGRTYGNKMIEMSAMNSKLAGRALRMVSDITGADRATAEAALDASGGQAKIAVLMIQHGIDAEGARALLESHGERLSDALSG